The following is a genomic window from Heliomicrobium gestii.
ATCATTTCAGAAAAATGTCGTTGTTTGTTGTAAATTGTAACGTGTTTTAATATATTACACTGGACGAAGCCCTTTGTCAACAAATCAATCATTGGCAAAACAAGTAAACCCGCCTACATGCAATAAAATCACAACGAAAGTTACTATACCACCGAAACGCTGAAACCGCAAGCGCTAATTTTAGCCACCGTCATCTGTCCGAATCGCCTGACAAATCGTGTGAAGTTGAGATTCCAATTCGTTTGCATCTTGCGCTTCATAGATCATGTTTCCCACGATCACTGTATCAACGAGTGAGGCGACCGTCCTCGCTTGCCAGCCTTCCCGTATCCCCCCGCCGTAAACCAAGGGGGCTTGCGGTATTCGTCCACGAATCCGTGCCAGTCGGTCCATACATCCCCATTTGCCGCTGTACTCGATATAGATAAGGGGAAAGCGAAAGAGGTAATGGCCGACCTGACACAGCCCAACCAGCTCTTCGTCGTCGATCATCGCGTCGGCCCCGGTCAGGGCGGCAACCGCCGACTCCTCATTCAAAACAATATAACCAACCGGAACCAGCCGGTCGGTGATATGGGGATCTTTCCATCGCCGGATCGCCCGGGCATGAGCTCGAATAATCCAATGGGGATCTCCTGCGTTTAACACAACCGGAACCCAGTACCGGTAAGGGCCTTCA
Proteins encoded in this region:
- a CDS encoding geranylgeranylglyceryl/heptaprenylglyceryl phosphate synthase, which encodes MDDDALTGFHLVLPIRKWEGLSIFLARLMIKLDPDRQIDEERLDVILRSNADAIVVGGTQGITVEKVRSLLKRVHSFSREIILEVTDASCALEGPYRYWVPVVLNAGDPHWIIRAHARAIRRWKDPHITDRLVPVGYIVLNEESAVAALTGADAMIDDEELVGLCQVGHYLFRFPLIYIEYSGKWGCMDRLARIRGRIPQAPLVYGGGIREGWQARTVASLVDTVIVGNMIYEAQDANELESQLHTICQAIRTDDGG